One Spinacia oleracea cultivar Varoflay chromosome 4, BTI_SOV_V1, whole genome shotgun sequence DNA segment encodes these proteins:
- the LOC110802480 gene encoding pumilio homolog 12-like encodes MADRQWPPPNPYHPSPSQPSSVQSLEDLLSQMSISGSQLPYQYPNLPRSNNDLDLHHHHEFLSSLSPWELNQFLASMAPRNHEVNNHTILPGSGFASPPVHSSMLHRTGVRSVGSGTNHIGNNGLQFNPTNNNFMNYLLDIKVRTMLYELYVKELNSRYNHNHNLSYHHRQRHANYNNNSNSRRMTATATNGRNGLTPVSTDYIPTSWDEIKGKVVEYANDKSLSSILMKKLKLGHIEGINIVVSEVKLGITQILFNQYGSPFFQTLLEILDYQHVFELLKAVMANQQVFLDICIDVHGTRAVQKLLNHLNWNGEEEQAMVLNSIRGFVKYLTMNLNGQHYVEELLKHFKQVHQVSRPILEEIADHCVEIAMDQSGCCIFQQCITHQGPERDRIIHEIITHAVELTENNYGNYVIQRLIENLKNEGDIIGKAVRALEGSFVYLSKNKFGSHVVEKLLKYADDELVNLMIKEIIFDQNDPNNFLEIAQHPFGNYVLQTALGRSKEMYSYRCKWSTHSRLVERIEANYPYLQSHMFGKRVLNSVKNKYYRV; translated from the exons ATGGCTGACCGTCAATGGCCTCCTCCCAACCCTTATCATCCTTCTCCTTCCCAACCCTCCTCAGTCCAATCCTTGGAAGATCTACTATCTCAAATGTCGATATCAGGTTCGCAATTACCTTACCAATACCCGAACCTCCCCCGCTCGAATAATGATCTCGAtcttcaccatcatcatgaattCCTCTCAAGTTTATCTCCTTGGGAATTGAATCAATTCCTAGCCTCAATGGCGCCTAGGAATCATGAAGTTAATAACCATACTATCCTTCCTGGTTCGGGTTTTGCTTCGCCGCCGGTTCATTCTTCAATGCTTCATCGAACCGGTGTTCGGTCTGTCGGCAGCGGAACTAACCATATCGGAAATAATGGGTTGCAGTTTAATCCAACTAACAATAACTTTATGAACTACTTACTTGATATTAAGGTTCGTACTATGTTGTATGAGTTGTACGTCAAGGAATTAAACAGTCGTtataatcataatcataatctTAGTTATCATCATCGTCAACGTCATGCGAATTACAACAACAACAGTAATTCAAGGAGGATGACGGCGACGGCGACTAACGGTAGGAACGGCTTAACCCCGGTGAGTACGGATTATATTCCGACCTCATGGGATGAAATTAAGGGAAAGGTTGTTGAATATGCCAACGACAAAAGCTTAAGTAGTATTCTGATGAAGAAGTTAAAGTTAGGGCATATTGAAGGGATAAACATTGTTGTTTCTGAGGTTAAATTGGGTATAACTCAGATCTTGTTCAATCAATATGGAAGTCCATTCTTTCAAACATTGTTGGAAATTCTTGATTATCAACATGTTTTCGAGCTTTTGAAGGCGGTTATGGCTAATCAACAAGTTTTTCTTGATATCTGCATTGATGTTCATGG GACTAGGGCAGTACAAAAATTGTTGAATCACCTCAATTGGAATGGGGAGGAGGAGCAAGCAATGGTGTTGAATTCAATCAGAGGGTTTGTCAAGTATTTGACAATGAATTTGAATGGTCAACattatgtagaagagcttttgaaACACTTCAAACAAGTTCATCAAGTCTCTAGG CCTATATTGGAGGAGATAGCTGATCATTGTGTGGAAATTGCAATGGACCAAAGTGGCTGTTGTATTTTTCAGCAATGTATTACACATCAAGGCCCCGAACGTGATCGTATCATTCATGAGATCATAACTCATGCCGTGGAATTAACTGAAAACAATTACGG TAACTATGTTATACAAAGGCTTATTGAAAACTTGAAGAATGAAGGTGACATTATTGGAAAAGCAGTAAGGGCACTGGAGGGCAGTTTTGTATATTTGTCAAAGAACAAATTTGGTAGTCATGTTGTTGAGAAACTCTTGAAATACGCTGATGACGAACTCGTCAATCTAATGATCAAGGAGATCATATTTGACCAAAATGATCCTAATAATTTTCTAGAGATTGCTCAGCATCCTTTTGGCAACTATGTTCTTCAAACTGCTCTCGGTAGATCCAAG GAAATGTATTCATACAGATGTAAGTGGTCTACACACTCGAGATTGGTGGAACGAATTGAGGCTAATTATCCGTATTTGCAGAGTCATATGTTCGGCAAAAGGGTGCTGAATTCTGTCAAGAACAAGTACTACCGTGTATAG
- the LOC130472303 gene encoding probable DNA helicase MCM9 isoform X2, with amino-acid sequence MKYTETWSPSSPPTTPTNSAPSFFLLILAFTSLFSSKLMNDHLQVAQLIFSKPTDYLPKFDFAAISAQRLILKDSPGGSSSTIKENVHVRISILGSPLESPETYPRIGKVRVKHSNILLTLKGTVIRSGAIKTIEGERRYECRKCKSVFPVYPELETGNIIKPPLACLSDKSQECEGNKFVPVENSTKFHDYQEIKIQESAQLLGVGSIPRSIRVILQNDLVDIVKAGDDVIITGVLTAKWSSDLKDVRCDLEPVLVANHVRLTNKLKSELDIPDETIIKFKKFWEKFSSTPLKGRNAVLKAICPQVFGLFTVKLAVALTLIGGVQHVDASGTKVRGESHLLLVGDPGTGKSQFLKFAAKLSNRAVMTTGLGSTSAGLTVTAVKDSGEWMLEAGALVLADGGLCCIDEFDSMRQHDRATIHEAMEQQTISIAKAGLVTTVSTRTIVFGATNPKGQYDPSQPLSVNTTLSGPLLSRFDIVLVLLDTKNPEWDKVVSSHILAEEEPVRVKDDEDLTNCWSLSMIRRYISFVKGYFKPTLTKEAERVISSYYQLQRRSGTENAARITVRMLESLIRLAQAHARLMFRNEVTQLDAITAILCIESSMTTSAIVDSVGNALHSNFTENPDTEYAKQEKFILEKLNLVDEFPGVRRLSG; translated from the exons ATGAAATATACAGAGACATGGTCACCTTCCTCACCACCAACCACTCCGACCAACTCCGCTCCCTCATTCTTTCTCCTGATTCTCGCCTTCACTTCCCTATTTTCATCGA AGCTTATGAACGATCATCTACAAGTTGCTCAGCTCATCTTCTCCAAACCCACGGATTACTTGCCCAAATTTGATTTTGCAGCTATTTCTGCTCAG AGGTTGATTTTGAAGGATTCTCCAGGCGGGTCATCTTCCACCATTAAGGAAAATGTTCATGTTCGCATTAGTATACTGGGCTCTCCCCTTGAATCTCCAG AGACTTATCCTAGGATTGGAAAGGTGAGGGTGAAGCATAGTAACATTCTTCTAACCCTCAAAGGGACTGTAATACGATCAGGTGCAATTAAGACAATTGAAGGTGAAAGGAGGTACGAATGTAGGAAATGTAAGTCAGTTTTTCCAGTTTATCCTGAGCTAGAAACCGGGAACATTATAAAACCACCATTGGCTTGCCTCTCAGACAAATCTCAGGAGTGTGAAGGCAATAAGTTTGTACCTGTAGAAAACAGCACTAAATTCCATGATTACCAAGAAATCAAGATCCAAGAAAGCGCCCAACTGTTGGGTGTTGGATCCATACCGCGTTCTATCCGTGTCATCTTGCAGAATGACCTAGTTGACATTGTTAAGGCAGGAGATGATGTGATTATTACTGGTGTTTTGACTGCAAAATGGTCTTCAGATTTGAAAGATGTCAGATGTGATCTTGAGCCTGTTTTGGTTGCCAATCATGTGAGACTAACCAATAAGCTAAAATCCGAGCTAGACATACCTGATGAAACTATTATCAAATTCAAGAAATTCTGGGAAAAATTCAGCAGTACCCCACTGAAAGGGAGGAATGCAGTTCTCAAAGCTATATGTCCCCAGGTTTTTGGTCTCTTCACTGTGAAGTTGGCAGTTGCTTTAACCCTTATTGGTGGTGTGCAGCATGTTGATGCTTCAGGGACAAAGGTAAGAGGAGAATCCCACTTGCTTCTTGTGGGTGATCCCGGTACAGGAAAATCCCAGTTTCTGAAATTTGCTGCTAAATTGAGTAACAGAGCTGTTATGACAACTGGACTAGGAAGCACAAGTGCTGGGTTGACTGTCACTGCCGTGAAAGATTCTGGTGAGTGGATGCTCGAAGCTGGTGCACTTGTATTAGCTGATGGCGGTCTTTGCTGCATCGATGAATTTGACAGCATGAGGCAACATGACAGAGCTACCATACATGAAGCTATGGAACAGCAAACAATTAGCATTGCAAAAGCTGGTCTTGTGACAACTGTTAGTACAAGAACCATTGTTTTTGGTGCCACAAATCCAAAGGGACAGTATGATCCCAGCCAACCTTTATCTGTCAATACTACACTTTCGGGTCCTTTACTGAGCAGATTCGATATAGTTCTGGTTCTATTGGACACGAAAAACCCCGAGTGGGATAAAGTTGTTTCATCCCATATTCTTGCTGAGGAGGAACCAGTTAGAGTAAAAGATGATGAAGATTTAACAAACTGTTGGTCACTTTCTATGATACGGAGGTATATTAGTTTTGTTAAAGGGTACTTTAAGCCAACACTTACAAAAGAAGCTGAGAGAGTAATTTCGAGTTATTACCAACTGCAAAGAAGATCAGGAACAGAAAATGCTGCAAGAATAACTGTGAGAATGTTAGAAAGTCTAATTCGGCTAGCACAGGCTCATGCAAGACTGATGTTCAGGAATGAGGTGACTCAGTTGGATGCCATTACTGCTATCTTATGTATAGAATCTTCCATGACTACTTCAGCAATAGTGGATAGTGTTGGGAATGCTTTACATTCGAATTTCACAGAAAACCCGGATACTGAATATGCCAAGCAGGAAAAGTTTATACTTGAAAAACTTAATTTGGTTGATGAATTTCCTGGTGTGAGGAGATTGAGTGGATGA
- the LOC130472303 gene encoding probable DNA helicase MCM9 isoform X1, giving the protein MYLPEVTADDEIYRDMVTFLTTNHSDQLRSLILSPDSRLHFPIFIDFAELMNDHLQVAQLIFSKPTDYLPKFDFAAISAQRLILKDSPGGSSSTIKENVHVRISILGSPLESPETYPRIGKVRVKHSNILLTLKGTVIRSGAIKTIEGERRYECRKCKSVFPVYPELETGNIIKPPLACLSDKSQECEGNKFVPVENSTKFHDYQEIKIQESAQLLGVGSIPRSIRVILQNDLVDIVKAGDDVIITGVLTAKWSSDLKDVRCDLEPVLVANHVRLTNKLKSELDIPDETIIKFKKFWEKFSSTPLKGRNAVLKAICPQVFGLFTVKLAVALTLIGGVQHVDASGTKVRGESHLLLVGDPGTGKSQFLKFAAKLSNRAVMTTGLGSTSAGLTVTAVKDSGEWMLEAGALVLADGGLCCIDEFDSMRQHDRATIHEAMEQQTISIAKAGLVTTVSTRTIVFGATNPKGQYDPSQPLSVNTTLSGPLLSRFDIVLVLLDTKNPEWDKVVSSHILAEEEPVRVKDDEDLTNCWSLSMIRRYISFVKGYFKPTLTKEAERVISSYYQLQRRSGTENAARITVRMLESLIRLAQAHARLMFRNEVTQLDAITAILCIESSMTTSAIVDSVGNALHSNFTENPDTEYAKQEKFILEKLNLVDEFPGVRRLSG; this is encoded by the exons ATGTACTTGCCGGAGGTAACAGCCGACGATGAAATATACAGAGACATGGTCACCTTCCTCACCACCAACCACTCCGACCAACTCCGCTCCCTCATTCTTTCTCCTGATTCTCGCCTTCACTTCCCTATTTTCATCGA TTTTGCAGAGCTTATGAACGATCATCTACAAGTTGCTCAGCTCATCTTCTCCAAACCCACGGATTACTTGCCCAAATTTGATTTTGCAGCTATTTCTGCTCAG AGGTTGATTTTGAAGGATTCTCCAGGCGGGTCATCTTCCACCATTAAGGAAAATGTTCATGTTCGCATTAGTATACTGGGCTCTCCCCTTGAATCTCCAG AGACTTATCCTAGGATTGGAAAGGTGAGGGTGAAGCATAGTAACATTCTTCTAACCCTCAAAGGGACTGTAATACGATCAGGTGCAATTAAGACAATTGAAGGTGAAAGGAGGTACGAATGTAGGAAATGTAAGTCAGTTTTTCCAGTTTATCCTGAGCTAGAAACCGGGAACATTATAAAACCACCATTGGCTTGCCTCTCAGACAAATCTCAGGAGTGTGAAGGCAATAAGTTTGTACCTGTAGAAAACAGCACTAAATTCCATGATTACCAAGAAATCAAGATCCAAGAAAGCGCCCAACTGTTGGGTGTTGGATCCATACCGCGTTCTATCCGTGTCATCTTGCAGAATGACCTAGTTGACATTGTTAAGGCAGGAGATGATGTGATTATTACTGGTGTTTTGACTGCAAAATGGTCTTCAGATTTGAAAGATGTCAGATGTGATCTTGAGCCTGTTTTGGTTGCCAATCATGTGAGACTAACCAATAAGCTAAAATCCGAGCTAGACATACCTGATGAAACTATTATCAAATTCAAGAAATTCTGGGAAAAATTCAGCAGTACCCCACTGAAAGGGAGGAATGCAGTTCTCAAAGCTATATGTCCCCAGGTTTTTGGTCTCTTCACTGTGAAGTTGGCAGTTGCTTTAACCCTTATTGGTGGTGTGCAGCATGTTGATGCTTCAGGGACAAAGGTAAGAGGAGAATCCCACTTGCTTCTTGTGGGTGATCCCGGTACAGGAAAATCCCAGTTTCTGAAATTTGCTGCTAAATTGAGTAACAGAGCTGTTATGACAACTGGACTAGGAAGCACAAGTGCTGGGTTGACTGTCACTGCCGTGAAAGATTCTGGTGAGTGGATGCTCGAAGCTGGTGCACTTGTATTAGCTGATGGCGGTCTTTGCTGCATCGATGAATTTGACAGCATGAGGCAACATGACAGAGCTACCATACATGAAGCTATGGAACAGCAAACAATTAGCATTGCAAAAGCTGGTCTTGTGACAACTGTTAGTACAAGAACCATTGTTTTTGGTGCCACAAATCCAAAGGGACAGTATGATCCCAGCCAACCTTTATCTGTCAATACTACACTTTCGGGTCCTTTACTGAGCAGATTCGATATAGTTCTGGTTCTATTGGACACGAAAAACCCCGAGTGGGATAAAGTTGTTTCATCCCATATTCTTGCTGAGGAGGAACCAGTTAGAGTAAAAGATGATGAAGATTTAACAAACTGTTGGTCACTTTCTATGATACGGAGGTATATTAGTTTTGTTAAAGGGTACTTTAAGCCAACACTTACAAAAGAAGCTGAGAGAGTAATTTCGAGTTATTACCAACTGCAAAGAAGATCAGGAACAGAAAATGCTGCAAGAATAACTGTGAGAATGTTAGAAAGTCTAATTCGGCTAGCACAGGCTCATGCAAGACTGATGTTCAGGAATGAGGTGACTCAGTTGGATGCCATTACTGCTATCTTATGTATAGAATCTTCCATGACTACTTCAGCAATAGTGGATAGTGTTGGGAATGCTTTACATTCGAATTTCACAGAAAACCCGGATACTGAATATGCCAAGCAGGAAAAGTTTATACTTGAAAAACTTAATTTGGTTGATGAATTTCCTGGTGTGAGGAGATTGAGTGGATGA